In the Acropora muricata isolate sample 2 chromosome 10, ASM3666990v1, whole genome shotgun sequence genome, one interval contains:
- the LOC136932020 gene encoding tetratricopeptide repeat protein 28-like, which translates to MDNNQDIYQHLFIGIAVASVLLQTRRYGKAIELFNECLVLLERHASEMIDSRRSALTTLVYERLFSLYCHVGDHARALQSGKKAHALHSQSGDIDSAEVLRARLFDIYSSVRDQGGDKKGSFVKGMHLVNSGIEFKSHFDYPQAKDCFERALAIWKEIGNKREEGKTLSLLGNLFKALEEYKHSKLYYEKALVILEEAEDLHELGNALGCFGQVCRILGQYEKAKSLHKRALAISVLLKDRGGEITDYRNLGNVHFSMGEVDEARKCYSKALAICKETGIRNGEAMTYSDLGEFHRCCNNHKEAIECFRHACALFREMGNHKQESYQYSDLGKLYLSLSKFDEARRCHEKALLIRREIGDRRGEADEQSNLGCLYMSVGDHCKAKKCFEQALAIDTETNSLRAQAIDYGHLGGVHNVLGDYDKAYVLHKKALELKIRTNENTEEDKESLSKEYANLGSLSQSRGEFVEAKKFLKRALCITQKMVERRTEARIFANLATLERSLNEEEKSKEYREKALKIAQTCGDEKVIQQVDSIIGNAYLSAGDFSRAKEYHENVLSISKRLGDKRWEGSCYNYIGLCHASMGDHRKAIDYYKRAFAICKATGNKSEEVATKTNMGASYHLQGNYMEAEGCLDKALSIAEEIGDLESKSTILSHVAVLCISRGNIEEAFSHLISSVKIIEYMRGSLRDSERYQIAFADKTVGLYRLTAAMLCGMKKVNLALSVSELGRARTLAELMAKQYSVNNLPGLDKIKWLDFRGMGKKNSCLYLSYFSFKDDLLVWISKPCGNLVFKQILLTTDGSQDVHKRVPDRKWIGSAGDHTFFLFEDLHLQQCEDRSLSLLYESDLLNPLVEPGGRIACRHLEEEEKEEKGREECHERCVLQLWYKSFIAPVADQLQGSEEIVIVPDRSLFRVPFGALIDDNGNYLSDTFRIRYVPSLTVLKLIQDSPANYHSQTGAVVVGDPDVGTVMFQGVSKQFPRLPCAKIEAEMIGELLHVQPLTEKHATKEAVLKKMKSASLIHIAAHGNAERGDIALAPDRHVTRTPQEEHFLLTMADVSKVQLRAKLVVLSCCHSGRGHIKAEGIVGIARAFLASGARAVLVSLWAVDDESTMQLMKWFYESLVCGKSASKSLHEAMKLMRGNSKYSEVSQWAPFMLVGDDVSFQF; encoded by the coding sequence ATGGACAACAACCAAGATATCTACCAGCACCTTTTCATTGGCATTGCAGTGGCATCAGTTTTACTTCAAACACGACGTTACGGAAAGGCCATAGAACTATTCAATGAATGTTTAGTTCTTCTAGAGAGGCATGCTTCGGAAATGATTGATAGCAGGCGGAGCGCTTTAACCACTTTGGTTTATGAGAGGCTGTTTAGTCTATACTGCCATGTCGGTGACCACGCTCGTGCCCTCCAGAGCGGAAAGAAAGCACATGCTCTGCACTCGCAAAGTGGGGACATTGATAGCGCGGAGGTCTTGCGTGCCAGACTGTTTGACATTTATTCTTCAGTAAGGGACCAAGGTGGAGACAAAAAAGGCAGCTTCGTGAAAGGTATGCATCTTGTCAACAGCGGTATCGAATTTAAGTCTCACTTCGATTACCCCCAAGCTAAAGATTGTTTTGAAAGAGCCTTAGCAATATGGAAAGAGATCGGAAATAaaagagaagaaggaaaaactcTCAGTCTTCTTGGTAATTTGTTTAAGGCACTCGAGGAATATAAGCATTCGAAACTATATTATGAAAAAGCTTTAGTAATCTTGGAGGAAGCTGAAGATTTACATGAGCTAGGGAACGCTTTAGGCTGTTTCGGGCAAGTGTGCCGCATACTTGGGCAATATGAAAAGGCAAAATCATTACACAAGAGGGCCCTCGCAATTAGTGTGCTGCTGAAAGACAGAGGTGGAGAAATAACTGATTAccgaaatctcggtaatgtgCACTTTTCCATGGGTGAAGTTGATGAGGCCAGAAAGTGCTACTCAAAAGCACTTGCTATATGTAAAGAAACGGGCATAAGGAATGGTGAGGCGATGACGTATAGTGACCTGGGTGAATTTCATCGCTGTTGCAACAATCACAAAGAGGCGATAGAATGTTTTAGGCACGCGTGCGCACTGTTTAGAGAGATGGGTAACCATAAACAAGAGAGTTATCAGTATTCTGATCTTGGAAAACTTTACTTGTCTCTTTCTAAATTTGACGAGGCAAGAAGATGTCATGAAAAAGCACTTCTTATAAGAAGAGAAATAGGTGACAGAAGAGGCGAAGCCGATGAACAAAGCaaccttggttgtttgtacatGAGTGTTGGGGATCACTGCAAAgcgaaaaaatgttttgaacaagCACTCGCCATTGATACAGAAACGAATTCATTACGAGCACAAGCTATAGATTATGGACACCTTGGAGGTGTTCACAATGTGCTTGGAGATTATGACAAAGCATACGTGCTCCACAAGAAAGCACTGGAACTAAAGATTAGAACTAACGAAAACACGGAAGAGGACAAAGAATCGTTGAGTAAAGAATACGCTAACCTGGGTTCCCTGTCTCAATCTCGTGGGGAGTTCGTCGAAGCCAAAAAGTTTTTAAAGAGAGCCCTTTGCATAACTCAGAAAATGGTCGAGAGGAGAACTGAAGCACGAATCTTCGCCAACTTAGCAACACTTGAACGTTCGCTAAACGAAGAGGAAAAGTCGAAAGAGTATCGTGAAAAAGCACTCAAAATAGCACAGACTTGTGGAGATGAAAAAGTAATCCAGCAAGTGGACAGTATTATTGGAAATGCATACCTGTCTGCGGGCGACTTTTCTAGGGCAAAGGAATATCACGAAAACGTTTTGTCAATCAGTAAAAGACTTGGAGACAAACGATGGGAAGGTTCTTGTTACAATTACATCGGGCTGTGCCATGCGTCTATGGGTGATCATAGAAAGGCAATAGATTACTACAAGAGGGCCTTTGCAATTTGCAAAGCAACTGGGAACAAAAGCGAGGAAGTTGCCACAAAGACTAACATGGGGGCGTCATATCACCTTCAAGGGAATTACATGGAAGCGGAAGGATGCTTGGACAAGGCTCTGTCAATCGCTGAAGAAATCGGAGATCTGGAAAGTAAAAGTACGATCCTATCCCACGTAGCAGTATTGTGCATATCACGTGGTAACATTGAAGAGGCCTTCTCGCATTTGATCAGCAGTGTTAAGATCATTGAGTACATGCGAGGATCTCTTCGGGACAGTGAGCGCTACCAGATAGCTTTTGCCGACAAGACAGTTGGCCTTTATCGTCTTACGGCTGCCATGTTGTGCGGTATGAAAAAGGTCAACCTGGCTTTGTCTGTATCAGAACTTGGACGTGCCAGAACGCTGGCGGAATTAATGGCCAAGCAGTACTCCGTGAATAACTTGCCAGGACTCGACAAGATTAAGTGGCTTGATTTTCGTGGAATGGGTAAGAAAAACTCGTGCTTATATCTCTCATACTTCTCCTTTAAAGATGACCTTCTCGTCTGGATTTCAAAGCCCTGCGGCAATTTAGTGTTCAAACAGATTCTATTAACTACAGATGGTTCCCAAGATGTTCACAAACGTGTTCCAGATCGCAAGTGGATTGGCTCCGCGGGAGATCACACATTTTTCCTCTTTGAAGATTTACACCTACAGCAATGCGAAGATCGTTCCTTGTCTCTCCTCTACGAATCTGATCTACTCAATCCACTCGTGGAACCAGGCGGTCGCATAGCCTGTCGACACTTAGAAGAGGAAGAGAAGGAGGAGAAAGGAAGGGAAGAGTGTCACGAGCGATGTGTTCTTCAGTTGTGGTACAAAAGTTTCATCGCCCCAGTGGCAGATCAACTGCAAGGCTCCGAAGAGATAGTCATCGTGCCTGATCGTTCTCTTTTCAGAGTTCCTTTTGGAGCGTTGATAGACGACAATGGCAATTACCTATCGGATACGTTCAGGATTCGCTATGTTCCCTCATTGACAGTCCTCAAATTGATCCAAGACAGTCCTGCAAACTATCACAGTCAGACGGGTGCTGTCGTTGTGGGTGACCCTGATGTCGGAACAGTCATGTTCCAAGGAGTTTCCAAGCAATTTCCTCGACTTCCATGTGCCAAAATAGAAGCTGAGATGATCGGAGAACTCCTTCATGTGCAGCCACTAACAGAGAAGCATGCCACTAAGGAAGCAGTGTTGAAGAAGATGAAGTCAGCAAGtctaattcacattgctgcccacggaaatgCGGAAAGAGGTGATATCGCCTTAGCCCCGGATCGCCATGTTACCAGGACTCCACAGGAGGAACACTTTCTGTTGACAATGGCGGACGTATCAAAAGTGCAACTGCGAGCCAAGTTGGTTGTACTCAGCTGCTGTCACAGCGGACGAGGGCACATCAAAGCTGAAGGAATCGTTGGAATTGCTCGAGCGTTCCTAGCTTCCGGTGCACGCGCTGTGTTAGTTTCTCTTTGGGCTGTAGACGACGAGTCAACAATGCAGTTGATGAAGTGGTTCTATGAGAGCTTGGTGTGCGGGAAGAGTGCCAGTAAATCACTTCACGAGGCCATGAAATTGATGAGAGGGAACTCAAAGTACTCTGAAGTCAGTCAGTGGGCACCATTCATGCTGGTGGGAGATGATGTTTCCTTCCAGTTTTGA
- the LOC136931581 gene encoding tetratricopeptide repeat protein 28-like, whose translation MDNNQDIDQHLFIGIAVASVLFQTRRYGKAVELFNECLVLLERHGSEMIDSRRSAFTTLVYERLLCLYHLVGDHARALQSGEKAYTMHSQSGNIDDAEALLAKMFHEYFSARERGGAEENSFLEGMLLVRSGIKCKSDFDYSQAKDYFERALAIWKEIGNKREEGKTLSLLANLFKTLEENRHSKLHYEKALVILEEVEDLYELGNALGCCGQVCCILGEYEKAKSLQQRALEISVLLRNRGGEIADYRNLADVHFSMGEVYEARTCYFKALAICKETANKNGEAMTLNDLGKLYLSLAKYDEARKCYEKALLIKKEIGDRRGEGSQYGNLGSSYMGFGHYGKAKECYEKALAIGKETNSLRAQAIDYGHLGSVHQALGDYGKAYELHKKALELKFRTNENTEEDKESLSAEYSNLGTLCRFRGEFVEAKKYYKRALCVIQQMVNRRTEAQIFANLASLELSLGEEEKAKEYRKKALKIAETCEDEKVKLQVHQNIGGACLSVGDYLGAMEYHVKALSISKRLGNKDSEGSCYHNIGQCHASLGDHRKAIECYKKALAISKAIGDKSGELATNDNMGATYCLDGNYREAEGCLNKALSIAEEIGDLERKKTVLAHLAVLCISRGNIEEAFWHLLRSVKIIEGMRGSLRDSERYQIAFADKTVSHYRLLATMLCSMLEINLALSVSELGRARMLAELMAKQYSVKNLPGLDKIKLLDFHGMGKKNSCLCLSYLSFEDHLLVWISKPCGDLVFRQIELKRDGSQDVHKDVVDRKWIGSAGDHTFFLFEDLRLQQCEDRSLSLLFESDLLNSPVELGSRIGCRPLEEEEKEETEREEYHERSVLQLWYKNFIAPVADQLQGSTEIVIVPDRSLYRVPFGALIDENGKYLSDTFRIRYVPSLTVLKLIQDSPANYHSQAGALVVGDPDVGTVMFKGVIQHISPLPCAKMEAEMIGELLHVQPLTEKQATKEAVLKEMKSASLIHIAAHGNSDRGDIALAPDRRVTGTPQEEHFLLTMADVSKVQLRAKLVVLSCCHSGRGHIKAEGIVGIARAFLASGARSVLVSLWAVDDDSTMQLMKWFYESLVCGKSASKSLHKAMKLMRENPKYSEVRQWAPFMLVGDDVSFHF comes from the exons ATGGACAACAACCAAGATATCGACCAGCACCTTTTCATTGGCATTGCAGTCGCATCAGTTTTATTTCAAACACGACGTTACGGAAAGGCCGTAGAACTATTCAATGAATGTTTGGTTCTTCTTGAGAGGCATGGTTCAGAAATGATTGATAGCAGGCGGAGCGCTTTTACCACTTTGGTTTATGAGAGACTGTTATGTCTATACCACCTTGTGGGTGACCACGCTCGTGCCCTCCAGAGTGGAGAGAAAGCGTATACTATGCACTCACAAAGTGGGAACATTGATGACGCGGAGGCCTTGCTCGCCAAAATGTTTCACGAGTATTTTTCAGCAAGGGAACGAGGTGGAGCCGAAGAAAACAGCTTCTTAGAAGGCATGCTTCTTGTCCGCAGCGGTATCAAATGTAAGTCTGATTTCGATTACTCCCAAGCTAAGGATTATTTTGAAAGAGCCTTAGCAATCTGGAAAGAAATCGGAAATAAAAGAGAAGAGGGGAAAACCCTTAGTCTTCTCGCAAATTTGTTTAAAACACTCGAGGAAAACAGGCATTCGAAACTACATTATGAAAAAGCTTTGGTGATCTTGGAGGAAGTTGAAGATTTATATGAGCTTGGGAACGCTTTAGGCTGTTGCGGGCAAGTGTGCTGCATACTTGGGGAATATGAAAAGGCAAAATCATTGCAACAGAGGGCCCTCGAAATTAGTGTGCTGCTAAGAAACAGAGGTGGAGAAATTGCAGATTACCGAAATCTCGCTGATGTGCATTTTTCCATGGGTGAAGTTTATGAGGCGAGAACGTGCTACTTCAAAGCACTTGCTATATGTAAAGAAACAGCCAACAAAAATGGTGAGGCGATGACGCTTAATGACCTGG GAAAACTTTACCTTTCTCTTGCTAAATATGACGAGGCAAGAAAATGTTACGAAAAAGCACTTcttattaaaaaagaaataggTGACAGAAGAGGCGAAGGCTCTCAATATGGCAACCTTGGTTCTTCGTACATGGGTTTTGGGCATTATGGCAAAGCAAAAGAATGTTATGAAAAAGCACTCGCTATTGGtaaagaaacaaattcattACGAGCGCAAGCCATAGATTATGGACACCTTGGAAGTGTACACCAGGCGCTTGGTGATTATGGCAAAGCATACGAGCTCCACAAGAAAGCACTGGAACTCAAGTTTAGAACTAACGAAAACACGGAAGAGGACAAAGAATCGTTGAGTGCGGAATACAGTAACCTGGGTACGCTGTGTCGGTTCCGTGGGGAGTTCGTCGAAGCCAAAAAGTATTACAAGAGGGCTCTTTGCGTCATTCAGCAAATGGTCAACAGGAGAACTGAAGCACAAATCTTCGCTAACCTAGCATCGCTTGAACTTTCGCTCGGCGAAGAGGAAAAGGCAAAAGAGTATCGTAAAAAAGCACTCAAAATAGCAGAGACTTGTGAAgatgaaaaagtaaaattgcaaGTGCACCAAAATATTGGGGGTGCATGCTTGTCTGTAGGCGACTATTTAGGGGCTATGGAATATCACGTAAAAGCTTTGTCAATCAGTAAAAGACTTGGAAACAAAGATAGTGAAGGTTCTTGTTACCATAACATCGGGCAGTGCCATGCGTCTTTAGGTGATCATAGAAAGGCAATAGAATGTTACAAGAAGGCACTTGCAATTTCCAAAGCAATTGGTGACAAAAGTGGGGAACTTGCCACAAACGATAACATGGGTGCGACATATTGCCTTGACGGGAATTACAGGGAAGCGGAAGGATGCTTGAACAAGGCTCTGTCAATTGCTGAAGAAATCGGGGATCTCGAAAGGAAAAAGACGGTCTTAGCCCACCTAGCAGTATTGTGCATATCACGTGGTAACATTGAAGAGGCCTTCTGGCATTTGCTCAGGAGCGTTAAGATTATTGAGGGCATGCGAGGATCACTTCGGGACAGTGAGCGGTACCAGATAGCTTTTGCCGACAAGACAGTCAGCCATTATCGTCTTTTGGCTACCATGTTGTGCAGTATGCTAGAGATCAACCTGGCCCTGTCTGTGTCAGAACTTGGACGTGCCAGAATGCTTGCGGAATTAATGGCCAAACAGTACTCTGTGAAAAACTTGCCAGGACTCGACAAGATTAAGTTGCTTGATTTTCATGGAATGGGTAAGAAAAACTCGTGCCTATGTCTCTCATACCTCTCCTTTGAAGATCACCTTCTCGTCTGGATTTCAAAGCCCTGCGGCGATTTAGTTTTCAGACAGATTGAATTAAAGAGAGATGGTTCCCAAGATGTTCACAAAGATGTTGTAGATCGCAAGTGGATTGGCTCAGCGGGAGATCACACGTTTTTCCTCTTCGAAGATTTACGCCTACAGCAATGCGAGGATCGCTCCCTGTCTCTCCTCTTCGAATCTGACCTACTCAATTCACCAGTGGAACTGGGCAGTCGCATAGGCTGCCGACCCTTagaggaggaggagaaggaggagACAGAAAGGGAAGAGTATCACGAGCGATCTGTTCTTCAGTTGTGGTACAAAAATTTCATCGCCCCTGTGGCAGATCAATTGCAAGGCTCTACGGAGATAGTCATCGTGCCTGATCGTTCCCTTTACAGAGTTCCTTTTGGAGCGTTGATAGACGAGAATGGCAAGTACCTATCGGATACGTTCAGGATTCGCTATGTTCCCTCATTGACAGTCCTCAAATTGATCCAAGACAGTCCTGCAAACTATCACAGTCAGGCAGGTGCTCTCGTTGTGGGTGACCCTGATGTCGGAACGGTCATGTTCAAAGGAGTTATCCAGCACATTTCTCCACTTCCTTGTGCTAAAATGGAAGCAGAGATGATCGGAGAACTCCTTCATGTGCAGCCACTAACAGAGAAGCAGGCCACTAAGGAAGCAGTGTTAAAGGAGATGAAGTCAGCAAGtctaattcacattgctgcacACGGAAATTCGGACAGAGGTGATATTGCCTTAGCCCCGGATCGCCGTGTTACTGGGACTCCACAGGAAGAACACTTTCTGTTGACAATGGCGGACGTATCAAAAGTACAACTGCGAGCCAAGTTGGTTGTACTCAgctgctgtcacagtggacgagggcACATCAAAGCTGAAGGAATCGTTGGAATTGCTCGAGCGTTCCTAGCTTCCGGTGCACGCTCTGTGTTAGTTTCTCTGTGGGCTGTAGACGACGATTCAACAATGCAGTTGATGAAGTGGTTCTATGAGAGCCTGGTGTGCGGGAAGAGTGCCAGTAAATCACTTCACAAGGCCATGAAATTGATGAGAGAGAACCCAAAGTACTCAGAAGTCAGACAGTGGGCACCATTCATGCTGGTGGGAGATGACGTGTCCTTCCATTTTTGA